In one window of Ovis aries strain OAR_USU_Benz2616 breed Rambouillet chromosome 3, ARS-UI_Ramb_v3.0, whole genome shotgun sequence DNA:
- the LOC114113885 gene encoding olfactory receptor 1L8-like, which translates to MIMEILNQTSSVSEFILLGLSSWPEDQKPLFILFLIIYLVTITGNVLTILAILSDPHLHTPMYFFLSVLSFTDIWYTTSIVPKMLVDFLSEKKTISYAGCLTQMYFIYVLANIDSCLLVVMAFDRYVAICDPFHYVTIMNRRRCVLLVAFSCSLPHVHSLLHILLLNQLTFCNSNVVHHFLCDINPLLKLSCSSIFVNDLTIKTEGLVVLVTPFLCIGFSYVRIFISVLRIPSAAGKRKAFSTCGSHLTVVILFYGSIFYVYLQPLSSYTVQDRVATIVYTVLSSMLNPFIYSLRNKDMKRGLGKLMARRKS; encoded by the coding sequence ATGATCATGGAAATACTTAACCAAACCAGCAGTGTCTCTGAGTTCATCCTCCTGGGGCTCTCCTCCTGGCCTGAGGACCAGAAGCCACTCTTCATCCTCTTCCTCATCATATACCTGGTCACCATAACAGGGAATGTGCTCACCATCCTGGCCATCCTCTCTGACCCCCATCTGCACACCCCCATGTATTTCTTCTTGAGTGTCCTGTCTTTCACTGACATTTGGTATACAACAAGCATTGTCCCCAAGATGCTAGTTGACTTCCTGTCAGAGAAGAAGACCATCTCCTATGCCGGGTGTctgactcaaatgtattttatatatgttttggCTAACATTGACAGCTGTCTTCTTGTAGTCATGGCCtttgaccgctatgtggccatctgtgaCCCCTTCCATTATGTCACCATCATGAACCGCCGCCGCTGTGTTCTGCTGGTGGCCTTCTCCTGCTCATTGCCTCATGTCCACTCACTCCTCCACATACTTTTGCTGAATCAGCTTACCTTCTGCAACTCCAATGTTGTCCACCACTTCCTCTGCGACATCAACCCTCTGCTGAAATTGTCCTGCTCCTCCATATTTGTCAACGATCTCACAATAAAGACAGAAGGACTGGTTGTTTTGGTGACCCCCTTCCTATGCATTGGTTTCTCCTATGTGCGAATCTTCATTTCAGTTCTCCGGATCCCCTCAGCTGCAGGGAAACGcaaagccttctccacctgtggctCCCACTTGACTGTGGTAATCCTGTTTTATGGAAGCATCTTTTATGTCTATTTACAGCCCTTGTCCAGCTACACTGTTCAGGACCGAGTGGCTACAATTGTCTACACGGTTCTGTCCTCCATGCTCAATCCTTTCATCTACAGTCTGAGAAACAAAGACATGAAGAGGGGCCTGGGGAAGCTGATGGCCAGGAGGAAATCCTAG